A section of the Nitrospiria bacterium genome encodes:
- the ectA gene encoding diaminobutyrate acetyltransferase yields the protein MQIQTKQNEIVLRAPNVADGPKVWKLVKDSQTLDLNSVYCYLVLFKHFPDTCVVAEQEKNLIGFVTAYIPPASPNVLFIWQIGIQPIMKEKGLGKSLITHLLKRPVCQNISFIETTITPNNVASKALFHALPRTLKTACMESSGFPEDLFPEGNHPAEYLYRIGPFDPNTIEHEVLIYENH from the coding sequence ATGCAGATCCAAACAAAACAGAATGAAATAGTACTTCGCGCACCGAATGTGGCGGACGGACCCAAAGTTTGGAAATTGGTCAAGGATTCTCAAACCTTGGACCTTAATTCGGTATATTGCTACCTGGTCCTCTTCAAACATTTTCCAGACACCTGCGTAGTCGCTGAACAGGAAAAGAACCTGATCGGTTTTGTCACCGCTTACATTCCCCCCGCTTCTCCGAATGTCCTATTTATTTGGCAGATCGGTATTCAACCCATCATGAAGGAAAAGGGCCTTGGAAAATCTTTAATTACCCATTTACTGAAGCGCCCTGTGTGTCAGAATATCTCTTTTATCGAAACGACCATCACACCGAATAATGTGGCCTCAAAAGCACTTTTTCACGCGCTCCCAAGGACCCTAAAAACCGCTTGTATGGAAAGTTCCGGTTTTCCAGAAGACCTTTTTCCGGAAGGGAATCATCCTGCCGAGTATTTATACAGAATTGGTCCCTTTGACCCTAACACGATAGAACATGAGGTATTGATTTATGAAAACCATTGA